Proteins encoded together in one Pseudomonadota bacterium window:
- a CDS encoding radical SAM protein, with product MHKVHRVMLIQPPGRCLIGKDGTITERKHCHPPLGLAYLAAAAREAGYLVDVLDMLAEGYNQERYTEQFVYYGLDVEEALSRIKRSDPDLIGISILFSNLAAESFRLVEAIKMQFPKKIIVLGGHHPSAMPIKVMKRPEVDFVLTGEADETFVELCNALNGTQDLRDIRGLFHRNGKEIIDNQANIKPAVEGEDFKYYFRKDGPNPGSLAKLPLPAWDMFPMEAYWTSEVRAGGGDVQAERHAVMVSTRGCPHVCFYCTSPLMGGFKGYRKRTNDDVVKEIRWLRDEFGVEEIQFLDDNFFVSGPRVKDLCRELAANFPDMVFSVPAGTEINALDKEMIDLLAEANFYRLTLAIESANQDIQDERIDKRVDLARVPEIIQYAKSKNIEVRGFLMIGFPDETKQSILHTADYAMSLELDDFALSVVTPLPGTPVYDEAIDRGLLSESFDPDDIRYSVSSIRIEGMTQEEIEDVRRTTWRKHQELKKKRKSKSERAHKTFMNAAEYATAGFSKKEQIGFSGFSSDGKA from the coding sequence ATGCATAAAGTCCATCGCGTTATGTTGATACAGCCACCAGGCCGTTGCCTGATTGGTAAAGATGGCACAATTACAGAGCGCAAGCATTGTCACCCTCCACTCGGGTTAGCCTATCTAGCCGCTGCGGCTCGAGAAGCTGGTTATCTGGTAGATGTGCTGGATATGCTGGCTGAAGGCTATAATCAGGAGCGTTATACCGAACAATTTGTTTACTATGGATTAGATGTCGAGGAGGCCCTATCTCGCATAAAAAGATCTGATCCCGACCTTATTGGGATCAGTATTCTTTTTTCTAATCTAGCAGCGGAAAGTTTTCGTTTGGTGGAAGCTATTAAAATGCAGTTTCCAAAGAAAATTATTGTGTTAGGGGGCCATCATCCTTCAGCAATGCCAATAAAAGTCATGAAACGGCCTGAAGTAGATTTCGTTCTGACGGGGGAAGCGGATGAAACTTTTGTTGAGCTATGCAACGCACTAAATGGTACGCAGGACTTGCGTGATATACGCGGTTTATTTCATCGCAATGGAAAAGAAATCATAGATAATCAGGCGAATATAAAGCCGGCCGTAGAGGGCGAGGATTTCAAGTACTACTTCCGTAAGGACGGTCCTAATCCGGGATCCCTTGCGAAACTTCCGCTGCCAGCTTGGGACATGTTTCCAATGGAGGCCTACTGGACTTCTGAAGTTCGGGCAGGTGGGGGTGATGTTCAAGCGGAGCGACACGCGGTGATGGTATCAACCCGAGGCTGCCCTCATGTTTGCTTTTATTGCACTTCTCCTTTGATGGGTGGTTTTAAGGGTTACCGCAAGCGCACAAATGATGATGTGGTTAAGGAAATTCGATGGTTGCGTGATGAATTTGGTGTGGAAGAAATTCAGTTTCTAGACGATAATTTTTTTGTTTCCGGTCCAAGAGTTAAAGACCTTTGTCGCGAGCTCGCTGCAAATTTTCCTGACATGGTGTTTAGCGTTCCGGCGGGTACTGAGATAAATGCTTTGGATAAAGAGATGATTGATCTCCTTGCTGAAGCTAATTTCTATCGCCTTACGCTTGCAATTGAGTCTGCAAACCAGGATATTCAAGATGAACGAATTGACAAAAGAGTCGATTTAGCACGCGTTCCTGAAATTATACAGTATGCGAAATCAAAAAATATCGAGGTCAGAGGCTTTTTAATGATTGGTTTCCCGGACGAAACGAAACAATCAATTCTTCATACAGCCGATTATGCAATGTCTTTAGAATTAGATGACTTTGCCCTATCCGTTGTAACTCCTCTTCCGGGCACTCCAGTTTATGACGAGGCCATTGATAGAGGTTTGTTGTCTGAATCTTTTGATCCTGATGACATTAGGTATTCTGTTTCTTCTATTCGTATAGAGGGCATGACGCAGGAGGAAATCGAAGATGTTCGAAGAACTACCTGGAGGAAACACCAAGAATTAAAGAAAAAACGAAAATCCAAATCTGAAAGAGCACACAAAACCTTTATGAATGCTGCGGAATACGCGACAGCAGGTTTTTCGAAAAAAGAACAGATCGGGTTTAGCGGATTTTCAAGCGATGGAAAGGCCTAA
- a CDS encoding SIS domain-containing protein, whose product MTEYPATIDQYLENISALRHKITARNSAGAILSLADATKQSIALIRCASQDGGKIIFIGNGGSAAIASHMAIDFSKNGGMPAVCFNDAVALTCLTNDLGYEEVFSQPIRMLAKPNDVLVAISSSGQSHNIINAVKAAQSIPIKVITLSGFDEANLLIKEGNINFHVPSTRYGAVEITHLTLCHALLDLILGKKAV is encoded by the coding sequence ATGACGGAATACCCTGCAACAATTGACCAATATCTCGAAAATATTTCAGCTCTTAGACACAAGATCACAGCGAGGAATAGTGCAGGAGCAATACTTTCACTCGCCGATGCCACAAAACAATCTATAGCGTTAATTAGGTGTGCATCACAGGATGGAGGAAAAATAATATTTATAGGCAACGGCGGCAGCGCAGCGATTGCAAGCCATATGGCTATTGACTTTTCAAAAAACGGCGGGATGCCAGCAGTTTGTTTCAACGACGCCGTGGCATTAACCTGCCTCACCAACGATCTGGGGTATGAAGAGGTGTTTTCTCAACCGATTCGAATGCTTGCAAAACCCAATGATGTTCTTGTAGCAATCAGCAGTTCGGGACAGTCACATAATATAATTAACGCTGTGAAAGCGGCGCAGTCAATTCCTATAAAAGTTATAACACTTAGCGGTTTTGATGAAGCTAACTTACTCATAAAGGAAGGAAATATAAATTTTCATGTCCCATCAACTCGTTATGGTGCCGTGGAAATTACGCATCTTACCTTATGCCATGCATTGCTTGATTTAATACTAGGAAAGAAAGCGGTCTAA
- a CDS encoding PfkB family carbohydrate kinase, with protein sequence MNHRVLPPAKNKSDVLSKIVTIPELKKLLSTRRMASSKVVLCHGVFDLLHMGHVRHFQEARAMGDLLIVSITADAFVNKGPGKPVFSQGLRAEMLAALSCVDWVTVNDAPDALPVIDAIKPDFYAKGSDYSDAKNDITGKINVEQKKAESYGGKLAITDDITFSSSELLNRHFDVFDQPVRDFLSHMRLNGALERLNKHLEQLAQMRVLVVGDAIIDEYRYVAPLGKSPKENMIATKFEENEVFAGGAIATANHIAGICAHVDIMTCLGDKEGDSGHEDEEIIMSGLAQNVQLLPIRRRGAPTTRKTRFIDRYYFRKLFEVYDFDDAALPQPLQTQFDQMIKEKIADYDIVIVNDFGHGLIAAGTITILTKNSKFLAVNAQSNSANFGFNLITRYPRADVVFIDTPEAQLAVGNKTTDPATVVSKVLPTRMQCDRFVLTLGAGGCTTWEKGKSVQTVPAFATSVVDLVGAGDAFLAVAAPFVAVGASMRDVGFMGNIAGAIKVGIVGHRSSIDAAKLMKSITGLLK encoded by the coding sequence ATGAATCACCGGGTCTTACCACCTGCTAAAAATAAAAGCGATGTGCTTTCGAAAATTGTAACAATTCCTGAGCTGAAGAAATTACTAAGCACACGGCGAATGGCTAGCTCCAAGGTTGTTCTATGTCACGGAGTTTTTGATTTATTACACATGGGGCACGTTCGACACTTTCAAGAAGCGCGAGCAATGGGGGATCTCCTTATTGTATCGATTACTGCGGATGCTTTTGTAAATAAAGGACCGGGTAAGCCCGTTTTTTCTCAGGGCCTGCGCGCCGAAATGCTTGCGGCTCTCTCATGTGTTGACTGGGTAACAGTCAATGATGCCCCCGATGCTTTACCTGTCATCGACGCTATCAAACCAGATTTCTATGCAAAGGGTTCAGATTACTCCGACGCTAAAAATGACATTACCGGCAAAATTAATGTGGAGCAAAAAAAAGCCGAATCCTATGGCGGAAAGCTGGCTATAACAGATGATATAACATTTAGTTCCTCTGAACTACTCAATCGTCATTTTGATGTGTTCGACCAACCGGTGCGTGATTTCTTATCACATATGCGTCTAAATGGGGCGCTTGAGCGCTTAAACAAACATTTGGAACAGCTTGCTCAAATGAGAGTTTTAGTGGTTGGGGATGCAATTATTGATGAATACAGATACGTAGCACCACTTGGAAAATCACCAAAAGAAAATATGATTGCCACTAAGTTCGAAGAAAATGAGGTCTTTGCAGGCGGCGCCATTGCAACCGCTAATCACATAGCGGGAATATGTGCCCACGTCGATATCATGACGTGCCTAGGTGATAAGGAAGGAGATAGCGGACACGAGGACGAAGAAATTATCATGTCGGGCCTCGCTCAAAATGTCCAACTTTTACCTATCCGACGCCGCGGCGCTCCGACTACACGCAAGACACGTTTCATTGATCGATATTATTTCCGCAAACTATTCGAGGTTTATGATTTCGATGACGCGGCTCTTCCTCAGCCGTTACAAACGCAATTTGATCAGATGATTAAGGAGAAAATAGCAGATTATGATATCGTAATTGTGAATGACTTTGGGCATGGACTTATCGCAGCAGGGACAATAACAATCTTAACAAAGAATTCGAAGTTCTTAGCAGTAAACGCCCAATCAAACAGCGCCAATTTTGGATTTAATCTAATAACGCGCTATCCACGAGCTGATGTTGTCTTCATTGATACGCCAGAGGCCCAGCTTGCGGTCGGTAATAAAACTACTGATCCTGCGACCGTGGTGTCAAAAGTGCTGCCGACAAGGATGCAATGCGACAGATTTGTATTAACTCTTGGGGCAGGTGGCTGTACAACATGGGAGAAAGGTAAAAGCGTCCAAACTGTTCCAGCTTTCGCAACCTCTGTCGTAGACCTTGTCGGTGCTGGCGATGCCTTTCTTGCTGTAGCAGCCCCTTTTGTCGCAGTTGGCGCCTCGATGCGAGATGTTGGTTTCATGGGTAATATAGCCGGCGCTATCAAAGTAGGTATTGTAGGCCATCGGAGTTCAATCGATGCAGCCAAGTTAATGAAATCTATTACAGGCCTACTTAAATGA